In a genomic window of bacterium:
- a CDS encoding flavodoxin — MSTTNSKRLVVYYSRGGTTRQVAELIAAKLKCDIEGIQDVRSRKGLFGWLRSGREAMRKTLPEIRPTAKDPGQYDVVVLGTPVWASSMASPLRTYLTQNKGKFKRVAFFVTFGGSGTEGTLQGMTELCGQQPVATQALRNAEVKGGRHTAAVETFVSGI, encoded by the coding sequence TTGAGTACGACAAACAGCAAGCGGTTGGTGGTCTATTATTCCCGAGGCGGTACGACGCGACAAGTGGCGGAGTTAATAGCCGCCAAGTTGAAGTGCGACATCGAGGGCATCCAGGACGTGCGCAGCCGCAAGGGACTCTTTGGCTGGTTGCGCTCCGGGCGCGAGGCCATGCGCAAGACCCTGCCTGAAATCCGGCCGACCGCCAAAGACCCGGGGCAGTACGACGTGGTAGTGCTGGGCACGCCGGTCTGGGCGAGTTCGATGGCGAGCCCGCTGAGGACTTACCTCACGCAGAACAAGGGTAAGTTCAAGCGGGTTGCGTTCTTCGTGACCTTTGGCGGCAGCGGCACAGAGGGCACTCTGCAGGGAATGACTGAGCTGTGCGGACAGCAGCCGGTGGCGACGCAGGCCCTCAGGAATGCCGAGGTCAAAGGCGGGCGTCACACGGCCGCGGTCGAAACGTTCGTCTCCGGAATCTAG
- the fusA gene encoding elongation factor G codes for MKEYTAEKIRNLGFFGHASSGKTSLCEALLLAMKQNTRLGSVAEGSSLLDYDEDEISRKISINLSLGHGDWKDTLVNLVDTPGYADFFGSVVSGVRAIDNGIVVVDASSGVEVGTEMTWRRLDDAKLPRAVFLNKLTKEHASFDTSAEDLRKAFGTRVTPVFLPIGKEAGLSGVVDLLNDKAYSYSNGVRKEIPVPADMADAISQWKEKLVEAAAEVDETLMEKFIEGGSIAPDEMRAAVRKGIKAGVVYPLVCGDALAQIGADVLLDLAVDVLPGPLDMPPQAATKPESGEALEIKPDENGPVCAFIFKTISEAHVGDMSLVRVFRGRLETGGVVLNATTEREEKVNQMYVVKGKERIEVNKLTTGMIGALVKLKETHTGDTLCDRRQPAKLPPVAFPKPCISVAIVPHTKGDEERVSTGLSRLREEDPTFSYEFNAEIAQQLINGMGELHLDVLVARLKRRFDVTVDLVKPRIPYRETITKKCEAQGRHKKQTGGRGQFGDCWLRLEPVTRGTGFEFVSEIKGGSIPTKFIPPIEKGIVETMEKGVLAGYHMMDIRAVVFDGSYHDVDSSDIAFKLAGSLAFRNCCEKAGLVLLEPIMNVEVTVPDQFTGDVMGDMNARRGRIMGMEVQGNLQVIKAQAPMAEMYKYSNSLRSMTQGRGFFTMEFSHYEEAPRETTQKVIEESKREKEAAQK; via the coding sequence TTGAAAGAGTACACTGCGGAAAAGATCCGCAATCTAGGCTTCTTCGGCCATGCCAGTTCGGGCAAGACCTCGCTCTGCGAGGCGCTGCTGCTCGCAATGAAGCAGAACACCCGGCTCGGCTCGGTGGCCGAGGGGTCATCACTCCTGGACTACGACGAGGACGAGATCAGCCGCAAGATATCCATCAATCTGTCGCTCGGACACGGCGACTGGAAGGATACGCTCGTAAACCTCGTAGACACTCCGGGTTACGCGGACTTCTTCGGCAGTGTCGTATCCGGCGTGAGGGCGATAGATAACGGCATCGTTGTCGTCGACGCTTCTTCCGGAGTCGAGGTCGGCACCGAGATGACATGGCGCCGGCTCGACGATGCCAAGTTGCCCCGCGCGGTCTTCCTCAACAAGCTTACGAAGGAACACGCCAGCTTCGACACCTCGGCCGAGGACCTGCGCAAGGCCTTCGGTACGCGCGTCACGCCGGTATTCCTGCCGATCGGCAAGGAAGCCGGGCTGAGCGGCGTCGTCGACCTGTTGAACGACAAGGCGTACAGCTACAGCAACGGTGTGCGCAAGGAGATTCCCGTGCCGGCGGACATGGCCGACGCCATCAGCCAGTGGAAGGAGAAGCTGGTTGAGGCCGCGGCCGAGGTCGATGAAACCCTGATGGAGAAGTTCATCGAGGGCGGCAGCATCGCGCCGGATGAAATGCGCGCCGCGGTCCGGAAGGGCATCAAGGCCGGCGTCGTCTATCCGCTGGTCTGCGGAGACGCGCTTGCCCAGATCGGCGCCGACGTGCTGCTCGACCTGGCGGTGGACGTGCTGCCCGGCCCGCTCGACATGCCGCCTCAGGCCGCGACCAAGCCCGAGTCGGGCGAGGCGCTCGAGATTAAGCCGGATGAGAACGGACCGGTTTGCGCCTTCATATTCAAGACCATTTCCGAGGCCCACGTCGGCGACATGAGCCTGGTCCGCGTGTTCCGCGGCAGGCTGGAAACCGGCGGCGTTGTCCTGAATGCCACGACCGAGCGTGAGGAGAAGGTCAACCAGATGTACGTGGTGAAGGGCAAGGAGCGGATCGAGGTCAACAAACTGACTACCGGTATGATCGGCGCGCTGGTAAAGCTGAAGGAAACTCACACCGGCGACACGCTCTGTGACCGGCGCCAGCCGGCGAAGCTTCCGCCCGTCGCCTTCCCCAAGCCTTGCATTTCCGTCGCTATCGTCCCGCACACCAAGGGCGACGAGGAGCGCGTGTCGACCGGCCTCTCCCGGCTGCGCGAGGAGGACCCGACGTTCTCGTACGAGTTCAACGCCGAGATCGCGCAGCAGCTCATCAACGGCATGGGCGAGCTGCACCTCGACGTACTGGTCGCCCGGCTCAAGCGCCGGTTCGACGTCACGGTCGACCTGGTTAAGCCCCGCATTCCCTACCGCGAGACCATCACCAAGAAGTGCGAGGCCCAGGGACGGCATAAGAAGCAGACCGGAGGCCGCGGCCAGTTCGGCGACTGCTGGCTCAGGCTGGAGCCGGTGACGCGCGGTACCGGGTTCGAGTTCGTGAGCGAGATCAAGGGCGGCTCGATTCCGACCAAGTTCATCCCGCCGATTGAAAAGGGCATCGTCGAGACGATGGAGAAGGGCGTGCTGGCCGGGTACCACATGATGGACATCCGGGCGGTCGTCTTCGACGGCTCCTACCACGACGTTGACTCCTCCGATATCGCCTTCAAGCTGGCCGGCTCGCTTGCATTCCGGAACTGCTGCGAAAAGGCCGGGCTCGTGCTGCTGGAACCGATCATGAACGTCGAGGTGACGGTCCCCGACCAGTTCACCGGCGACGTGATGGGCGACATGAACGCCCGGCGCGGCCGCATCATGGGCATGGAAGTGCAGGGCAACCTGCAGGTCATCAAGGCCCAGGCCCCAATGGCCGAGATGTACAAGTACTCGAACAGCCTCCGCTCGATGACCCAGGGGCGCGGATTCTTCACGATGGAGTTCTCGCACTACGAAGAGGCTCCGCGCGAGACGACGCAGAAGGTAATCGAAGAGTCCAAGCGCGAAAAAGAAGCCGCTCAGAAATAG